The Streptomyces sp. Je 1-332 genome has a window encoding:
- a CDS encoding ABC transporter ATP-binding protein has translation MTDTAIEAASLAKRYGRRGHALLDCSFRLPAGRICAVVGPNGAGKSTLLALAAGLMRPTGGTLSVLGTDPAAARARLAYVAQDKPLYPQLSIADTLRLGAELNPGRWDAALAERAVGEGGLDPKARVRTLSGGQRTRVALALALGKRAELLLLDEPMADLDPLARHQLMGTLMAEAAEHGTTVVMSSHIVGELADACDYLLLVSGGRVRLGGGIDDLVGAHALVTGRRPAEDLAPHIVVESRATGRGLTALIRPEGPVDDGWDIEEPSLEELLLAHLRSPEAPALLTPGTTATEPAVTA, from the coding sequence ATGACCGACACCGCCATCGAGGCGGCCTCGCTCGCCAAGAGATACGGGCGGCGGGGCCATGCCCTGCTCGACTGCTCCTTCCGGCTGCCCGCCGGAAGGATCTGTGCGGTCGTCGGGCCCAACGGCGCGGGCAAGTCGACGCTGCTGGCCCTGGCCGCCGGGCTGATGAGGCCGACCGGGGGCACGCTCAGCGTGCTCGGCACCGACCCGGCCGCCGCGCGGGCACGCCTCGCGTACGTGGCCCAGGACAAGCCGCTCTATCCGCAGCTCAGCATCGCCGACACGCTGCGTCTTGGCGCCGAGCTGAACCCGGGGCGCTGGGACGCGGCGCTCGCCGAACGTGCCGTCGGGGAAGGGGGGTTGGACCCGAAGGCACGCGTGCGGACGCTCTCCGGTGGTCAGCGCACCCGCGTCGCGCTCGCCCTCGCGCTCGGCAAGCGGGCCGAACTCCTGCTCCTGGACGAGCCGATGGCCGACCTCGACCCGCTCGCCCGGCATCAGCTGATGGGCACGCTGATGGCGGAGGCCGCCGAGCACGGCACCACCGTGGTGATGTCCTCGCACATCGTCGGCGAACTGGCCGACGCCTGCGACTACTTGCTGCTCGTCTCCGGCGGCCGGGTGCGGCTCGGCGGCGGCATCGACGACCTCGTCGGCGCGCACGCCCTGGTCACCGGGCGCCGGCCCGCCGAGGACCTCGCCCCGCACATCGTCGTCGAATCCCGCGCGACCGGACGCGGCCTGACCGCACTGATCCGCCCGGAGGGCCCGGTCGACGACGGCTGGGACATCGAGGAACCTTCCCTGGAGGAACTGTTGCTGGCCCATCTGCGCTCCCCCGAGGCGCCCGCACTCCTGACGCCGGGCACGACCGCGACCGAACCGGCGGTGACCGCGTGA
- a CDS encoding RNA degradosome polyphosphate kinase: MSQPSTQGQVQHAQPSVGSIAAHRPHTLSAAVSDLDPDIDADLDAYDEDGQVGHDGQELPQGRFLDRERSWLAFNERVLELAEDPNTPLLERANFLAIFASNLDEFFMVRVAGLKRRIATGVATRSASGLQPREVLELIWNRSRELMARHAACYQEDVAPGLADEGIHLVRWNELTEKEQSRLFTLFRQQIFPVLTPLAVDPAHPFPYISGLSLNLAVVVRNPVSGHTHFARVKVPPLLSRFLEASPQRYVPIEDVIAAPAHLAELFPGMEIQEHHMFRLTRNEDLEVEEDDAENLLQALEKELMRRRFGPPVRLEVEESIDRNVLDLLVRELKISEAEVYPLPGPLDLTGLFGISSLDRPELKYPKFIAGTHRDLAEVESASAPDIFAALRERDVLLHHPYDSFSTSVQAFLEQAAADPDVLAIKQTLYRTSGDSPIVDALIDAAESGKQVLVLVEIKARFDEQANIKWARKLEEAGCHVVYGLVGLKTHCKLSLVVRQEGETLVRYSHVGTGNYHPKTARLYEDLGLLTAKQEVGADLSDLFNRLSGYSRRETYRRLLVAPKSLRDGLISRIDKEIQHHRAGRPAYVRIKVNSMVDEAVVDSLYRASQAGVPVDVWVRGICAVRPGVAGLSETIRVRSVLGRFLEHSRVFAFGNAGEPEVWIGSADMMHRNLDRRIEALVRVTDPAHRATLNRLLETGMSDTTASWHLGADGNWTRHALDPEGQPLRNVQEMLIDARRRRRGTAKP, translated from the coding sequence ATGAGCCAGCCCAGCACCCAAGGTCAGGTCCAGCACGCCCAGCCTTCCGTAGGCTCCATCGCCGCGCACCGGCCGCACACGCTGTCGGCAGCGGTCTCCGACCTCGACCCCGACATCGACGCGGATCTCGACGCCTACGACGAGGACGGCCAGGTAGGACACGACGGCCAGGAGCTTCCGCAGGGCCGGTTCCTGGACCGGGAGCGCAGCTGGCTCGCCTTCAACGAGCGCGTCCTGGAGCTCGCCGAGGACCCGAACACCCCGCTCCTCGAACGGGCCAACTTCCTGGCGATCTTCGCCTCGAACCTGGACGAGTTCTTCATGGTCCGGGTGGCAGGCCTGAAGCGGCGCATCGCGACCGGCGTCGCCACCCGTTCGGCCTCGGGCCTGCAGCCCCGCGAGGTCCTGGAACTGATCTGGAACCGCTCCCGTGAGCTCATGGCCCGGCACGCCGCCTGCTACCAGGAGGACGTCGCCCCCGGCCTCGCCGACGAGGGCATCCACCTGGTCCGCTGGAACGAGCTGACCGAGAAGGAGCAGTCCCGCCTCTTCACGCTCTTCCGGCAGCAGATCTTCCCCGTCCTGACCCCGCTGGCCGTGGACCCCGCGCACCCCTTCCCGTACATCTCGGGGCTCTCGCTCAACCTCGCCGTGGTCGTACGCAACCCGGTCTCCGGCCACACCCACTTCGCGCGCGTGAAGGTTCCGCCGCTGCTGTCCCGCTTCCTTGAGGCCTCCCCCCAGCGGTACGTCCCCATCGAGGACGTCATCGCCGCTCCCGCGCACCTCGCGGAGCTCTTTCCGGGCATGGAGATCCAGGAGCACCACATGTTCCGGCTCACCCGGAACGAGGACCTGGAGGTGGAGGAGGACGACGCCGAGAACCTCCTCCAGGCCCTGGAGAAGGAGCTCATGCGGCGCCGCTTCGGGCCGCCGGTGCGCCTGGAGGTCGAGGAGTCCATCGACAGGAACGTCCTCGACCTGCTCGTACGCGAGCTGAAGATCAGCGAGGCCGAGGTCTATCCGCTGCCGGGTCCGCTCGACCTGACCGGGCTCTTCGGCATCTCGTCCCTGGACCGGCCCGAGCTGAAGTACCCGAAGTTCATCGCGGGCACGCACCGCGACCTCGCCGAGGTGGAGTCCGCGTCCGCACCGGACATCTTCGCCGCACTTCGCGAACGTGACGTACTGCTCCACCACCCGTACGACTCGTTCTCCACGTCCGTACAGGCCTTCCTGGAGCAGGCGGCAGCCGACCCGGACGTCCTCGCGATCAAGCAGACGCTGTACCGCACCTCCGGCGACTCCCCGATAGTCGACGCTCTGATCGACGCCGCCGAGTCGGGCAAGCAGGTGCTCGTCCTGGTCGAGATCAAGGCACGCTTCGACGAGCAGGCGAACATCAAGTGGGCGCGGAAGCTGGAAGAGGCGGGCTGCCACGTCGTCTACGGCCTGGTCGGCCTGAAGACGCACTGCAAGCTGTCGCTCGTCGTCCGCCAGGAGGGCGAGACACTGGTCCGCTACTCCCACGTCGGCACCGGCAACTACCACCCCAAGACCGCCCGGCTCTACGAGGACCTGGGGCTGCTCACCGCCAAGCAGGAGGTGGGCGCCGACCTGTCCGACCTCTTCAACAGGCTCTCGGGGTACTCGCGCCGCGAGACCTACCGCCGTCTCCTCGTCGCCCCCAAGTCCCTGCGTGACGGCCTCATTTCACGCATCGACAAGGAAATACAGCACCACCGCGCGGGCCGCCCCGCCTACGTACGCATCAAGGTCAACTCGATGGTCGACGAGGCGGTCGTGGACTCGCTCTACCGCGCGTCGCAGGCAGGCGTGCCGGTGGACGTGTGGGTGCGCGGGATCTGTGCCGTGCGGCCCGGTGTCGCCGGGCTCTCGGAGACGATCCGGGTCCGTTCCGTGCTCGGCCGCTTCCTGGAGCACTCCCGCGTCTTCGCCTTCGGCAACGCGGGCGAGCCCGAGGTGTGGATAGGCAGCGCCGACATGATGCACCGCAATCTCGACCGCCGCATCGAGGCGCTGGTCAGGGTCACCGACCCGGCACACCGGGCGACGCTGAACCGGCTCCTGGAGACCGGCATGTCTGACACCACCGCCTCCTGGCACCTGGGCGCTGACGGCAACTGGACCCGGCACGCGCTGGATCCGGAGGGCCAGCCCCTGCGGAACGTACAGGAGATGCTCATAGACGCCCGGAGGCGCCGGCGTGGCACAGCTAAACCATGA
- a CDS encoding CHAD domain-containing protein, with amino-acid sequence MAQLNHETTTGDVLSAYLQGQATEFLRSLRLHRESSTDAQGAEESLEAARALRRAARRIGGTLHTFRPLLDQEWAAGMRPELAWLSGTLAREHAYATRLERLLDALHRLSGTPGVPAPVRHDVPAVGRRSARRWGSPRSSGAESGGGWAQPTPPGADEQSGTPRGLTVGAAKAAALLERQLTLARTRAHSTALQAFGSSRFHAVADNVAVLASEVPLTQATEDLKPLAAKAEENLAEAVAALPLGQAGHPYNAEALTHGLAAAEAPEAQDAPWLKTRALLRLHRYAQEVLTAGPGGDLRLAEAGHALDRHREAADAASAAASAARTPRIAPATAYALGVLHADQRHEVEAARFAFHQAWLRETEAVSTS; translated from the coding sequence GTGGCACAGCTAAACCATGAGACGACGACAGGCGATGTCCTGTCGGCCTATCTGCAGGGCCAGGCCACGGAGTTCCTGCGCTCACTGCGGCTGCACCGCGAGTCGTCGACGGACGCGCAGGGCGCCGAGGAGTCCCTGGAGGCGGCCCGCGCCCTGCGCCGCGCCGCCCGCCGCATCGGCGGCACCCTGCACACCTTCCGCCCGCTCCTGGACCAGGAGTGGGCTGCGGGGATGCGTCCCGAACTGGCATGGCTCTCCGGCACGTTGGCCCGCGAACACGCGTACGCGACCCGCTTGGAACGCTTGCTGGACGCACTGCACCGGCTCTCGGGTACGCCGGGGGTTCCGGCTCCGGTGCGTCATGATGTCCCCGCTGTGGGCAGGCGTTCCGCACGGCGATGGGGGTCCCCCCGCTCGAGCGGAGCCGAGAGTGGGGGAGGGTGGGCACAGCCCACACCGCCGGGTGCGGACGAACAGAGCGGGACTCCAAGGGGCCTCACGGTAGGCGCAGCCAAGGCCGCTGCACTGCTGGAGCGGCAACTCACCCTGGCGCGGACAAGGGCCCACTCCACAGCCCTCCAAGCCTTCGGCTCCTCCCGCTTCCACGCGGTGGCGGACAACGTCGCCGTACTGGCGAGCGAGGTCCCGCTGACCCAGGCGACGGAGGACCTGAAGCCGCTGGCAGCCAAAGCCGAGGAGAACCTCGCGGAAGCGGTCGCCGCCCTCCCCCTCGGCCAGGCAGGCCACCCGTACAACGCGGAGGCCCTGACGCACGGCCTCGCGGCGGCCGAGGCCCCCGAGGCCCAGGACGCCCCCTGGCTGAAGACCCGCGCCCTCCTGCGCCTGCACAGGTACGCCCAGGAAGTCCTCACCGCGGGCCCCGGCGGGGACCTGCGCCTCGCGGAGGCCGGCCACGCCCTGGACCGCCACCGCGAGGCCGCGGACGCCGCGTCGGCCGCGGCTTCGGCCGCCCGTACCCCCCGCATCGCCCCGGCGACGGCGTACGCACTGGGCGTTCTGCACGCCGACCAGCGCCACGAGGTGGAGGCGGCCCGCTTCGCCTTCCACCAGGCCTGGCTCCGCGAGACGGAGGCGGTGAGCACCTCGTGA
- a CDS encoding NUDIX hydrolase, translating into MTPDGDEVVRAAGCVLWRHSPHDGRLEICLVHRPKYDDWSHPKGKLKRSESPLAGALREVEEETGHRCTPGARLPTVRYLAQGRPKEVSYWAAEVAGGHFTPNNEVDRILWLSPTAARNRLTQPRDQQLVDALLGVLNPA; encoded by the coding sequence GTGACACCCGACGGGGACGAGGTCGTCCGGGCCGCGGGCTGCGTCCTGTGGCGCCACTCCCCGCATGACGGCCGCCTGGAGATCTGCCTGGTCCACCGCCCGAAGTACGACGACTGGTCGCACCCCAAGGGCAAGCTGAAGCGGTCCGAGTCGCCCCTCGCGGGCGCCCTGCGGGAGGTCGAGGAGGAGACCGGCCACCGCTGCACCCCCGGCGCCCGGCTCCCCACGGTCCGCTACCTCGCCCAGGGGCGCCCCAAGGAGGTCAGCTACTGGGCGGCGGAGGTGGCCGGCGGCCACTTCACGCCCAACAACGAGGTCGACCGCATCCTCTGGCTCTCGCCGACGGCGGCCCGCAACCGCCTCACACAACCCCGCGACCAGCAGCTTGTCGACGCTCTGCTCGGGGTACTCAACCCTGCGTGA
- the pstS gene encoding phosphate ABC transporter substrate-binding protein PstS has product MKLQRKNRLRALSLGAIAVSGALALTACGSDDTSGGSGGSGKETNANANIKCDDAKGQLAASGSSAQKNAIDAWRKVYSTACKDVQLNYNPTGSGAGITAFMQGQTAFAGSDSALKPEEIAASKKVCKNSQAIDLPMVGGPIAVGYNVPGVDNLVLDAETLAKIFDDKIKTWDDKAIKKLNPDAKLPGTKIQAFHRSDESGTTDNFTKYLKGAAPSAWSHEPGKSWEAKGGQSANGSSGVAGQVKQTPGAISYFELSYASDGIKTVDLQTDAKEPVKATVDNASKAISEAKVVGKGNDLALELNYKPTAEGAYPITLVTYEVLCEKGNKAETLAATKSFLTYIASEDGQNVLKENDYAPIPAEIIAKVRTAVAGLS; this is encoded by the coding sequence GTGAAGCTTCAGCGCAAGAACCGGCTCCGCGCCCTCTCCCTCGGCGCCATCGCCGTCTCCGGCGCCCTGGCCCTCACGGCGTGCGGCTCCGACGACACGAGCGGCGGCAGCGGTGGCAGCGGCAAGGAGACCAACGCCAACGCCAACATCAAGTGCGACGACGCCAAGGGTCAGCTCGCGGCCTCCGGTTCGTCCGCGCAGAAGAACGCGATCGACGCCTGGCGCAAGGTCTACTCGACCGCCTGCAAGGACGTTCAGCTGAACTACAACCCGACGGGCTCCGGCGCCGGTATCACGGCGTTCATGCAGGGCCAGACCGCCTTCGCGGGCTCCGACTCGGCGCTGAAGCCCGAGGAGATCGCGGCGTCGAAGAAGGTCTGCAAGAACAGCCAGGCCATCGACCTGCCGATGGTCGGCGGCCCGATCGCCGTCGGCTACAACGTGCCCGGTGTGGACAACCTCGTCCTGGACGCCGAGACCCTCGCCAAGATCTTCGACGACAAGATCAAGACGTGGGACGACAAGGCGATCAAGAAGCTGAACCCCGACGCCAAGCTCCCCGGCACCAAGATCCAGGCCTTCCACCGCTCGGACGAGTCCGGCACCACGGACAACTTCACCAAGTACCTCAAGGGCGCGGCCCCCTCCGCCTGGTCGCACGAGCCCGGCAAGTCCTGGGAGGCCAAGGGTGGCCAGTCCGCCAACGGCTCCTCCGGTGTCGCGGGCCAGGTCAAGCAGACCCCCGGCGCCATCTCCTACTTCGAGCTCTCCTACGCCTCGGACGGCATCAAGACGGTCGACCTGCAGACCGACGCCAAGGAGCCGGTGAAGGCCACCGTCGACAACGCCTCCAAGGCCATCTCCGAGGCCAAGGTCGTCGGCAAGGGCAACGACCTCGCCCTGGAGCTCAACTACAAGCCCACCGCCGAGGGCGCCTACCCGATCACCCTGGTGACGTACGAGGTCCTCTGCGAGAAGGGCAACAAGGCCGAGACCCTGGCCGCGACCAAGTCCTTCCTGACCTACATCGCGAGCGAGGACGGCCAGAACGTCCTCAAGGAGAACGACTACGCGCCGATCCCGGCCGAGATCATCGCCAAGGTCCGCACGGCCGTCGCGGGCCTGAGCTAA
- the pstC gene encoding phosphate ABC transporter permease subunit PstC, giving the protein MDIPSSTTAPPPLNDVQPSGITPKRPRRSATRPGDRIFLGLSRGSGITLLVIMAAIAAFLTYRAALALSDNTGNFLTTFEWDPAGTTTAGKPFFGIAVLVFGTVVSSVIALAIAVPVAIGIALFISHYAPRRLATPIAFVIDLLAAVPSIVYGLWGALVVAPNLTGLYSWLDDYFGWTGIFEYQGGAPRSLMTVGILLAIMILPIITNVSREVFLQVPKMHEEAALALGATRWETIRMSVLPFARSGVISASMLGLGRALGETIAVATVLSPTFLISASVLDPGGGTFAQNIASKFNEATEYGRDALIASGLVLFIITLLVNGAARLIIARRKEYSGANA; this is encoded by the coding sequence ATGGATATACCAAGCAGTACGACCGCACCTCCACCCCTCAACGACGTGCAGCCCTCGGGCATCACCCCGAAGCGTCCCCGCCGCAGCGCGACCCGCCCCGGCGACCGGATCTTCCTCGGCCTCTCGCGCGGCTCCGGCATCACGCTGCTCGTGATCATGGCCGCCATCGCGGCCTTCCTGACCTACCGTGCGGCCCTCGCGCTCTCGGACAACACGGGCAACTTCCTCACCACCTTCGAGTGGGACCCGGCCGGTACGACCACCGCGGGCAAGCCGTTCTTCGGCATCGCGGTCCTGGTCTTCGGCACCGTGGTGAGCTCGGTGATCGCCCTGGCGATCGCCGTCCCCGTGGCCATCGGCATCGCGCTGTTCATCTCGCACTACGCGCCGCGCAGGCTGGCCACCCCGATCGCCTTCGTGATCGACCTCCTGGCCGCCGTGCCGTCGATCGTCTACGGCCTCTGGGGCGCCCTCGTGGTCGCGCCCAACCTCACCGGCCTCTACAGCTGGCTCGACGACTACTTCGGCTGGACCGGCATCTTCGAGTACCAGGGCGGCGCCCCGCGCTCCCTGATGACGGTCGGCATCCTGCTCGCCATCATGATCCTGCCGATCATCACGAACGTCAGCCGTGAGGTCTTCCTGCAGGTCCCGAAGATGCACGAGGAGGCCGCGCTCGCGCTCGGCGCCACGCGCTGGGAGACCATCCGCATGTCGGTGCTCCCCTTCGCCCGCTCGGGCGTGATCTCCGCCTCGATGCTGGGCCTGGGCCGTGCGCTCGGCGAGACGATCGCCGTCGCCACCGTGCTCTCCCCGACCTTCCTCATCAGCGCGTCCGTGCTCGACCCCGGCGGCGGCACCTTCGCGCAGAACATCGCCAGCAAGTTCAACGAGGCGACCGAGTACGGCCGTGACGCGCTCATCGCCTCCGGCCTGGTCCTGTTCATCATCACGCTGCTGGTCAACGGCGCGGCCCGCCTGATCATCGCGCGCCGCAAGGAGTACTCGGGGGCCAACGCATGA
- the pstA gene encoding phosphate ABC transporter permease PstA — protein sequence MSATIVKPTSLQGARLPRWTPVVVALGSAAVAVGIGMGAGLDSRIQWGLIAAVLFLVASYVLAVTVEGGRQAKDRLATSLVWVMFLLAVVPLASLIYETVERGAKVFNGYFLTHSMGVVADDEPGGGIYHAIIGTLEQVLLASLIAVPIGLLTAIYLVEYGRGKLSKVVTFFVDVMTGIPSIVAGLFVLSFWILILGFDFSGWAGAMALAILMMPVIVRSTEEMLKLVPNELREASLALGIPKWRTILKVVLPTAIGGITTGVMLAVARIAGETAPVLLLVWVNPMINMNPFEGSQASLPLYIYQQYGAGNQAGYDRAWAAALALIGFIMILNLAARGVARWKAPKTGR from the coding sequence ATGAGCGCCACCATCGTCAAGCCCACGAGCCTGCAGGGAGCCCGCCTCCCGCGCTGGACGCCGGTCGTCGTCGCACTCGGTTCCGCCGCCGTCGCCGTCGGCATCGGCATGGGGGCCGGCCTCGACAGCCGTATCCAGTGGGGCCTGATCGCGGCCGTCCTCTTCCTCGTCGCCTCGTACGTCCTCGCGGTCACCGTCGAGGGCGGACGCCAGGCCAAGGACCGCCTCGCCACCTCGCTGGTGTGGGTCATGTTCCTGCTGGCCGTCGTGCCGCTCGCCTCGCTGATCTACGAGACCGTCGAGCGCGGCGCGAAGGTCTTCAACGGCTACTTCCTGACCCACTCCATGGGCGTGGTGGCCGACGACGAGCCCGGCGGCGGCATCTACCACGCGATCATCGGCACCCTGGAGCAGGTGCTCCTGGCCTCCCTGATCGCCGTGCCGATCGGCCTGCTCACCGCGATCTACCTCGTCGAGTACGGGCGCGGGAAGCTCTCCAAGGTCGTCACGTTCTTCGTGGACGTCATGACCGGCATCCCGTCGATCGTCGCGGGTCTGTTCGTCCTCAGCTTCTGGATCCTGATCCTGGGCTTCGACTTCTCCGGCTGGGCCGGCGCCATGGCTCTCGCCATCCTGATGATGCCGGTGATCGTGCGCTCCACCGAGGAGATGCTCAAGCTCGTCCCGAACGAGCTGCGGGAGGCGTCACTCGCCCTCGGCATCCCGAAGTGGCGCACCATCCTCAAGGTGGTCCTGCCCACCGCGATCGGCGGCATCACCACCGGCGTCATGCTGGCGGTAGCCCGTATCGCGGGCGAGACCGCGCCGGTGCTGCTCCTGGTCTGGGTGAACCCCATGATCAACATGAACCCGTTCGAAGGCTCGCAGGCCTCCCTGCCGCTGTACATCTACCAGCAGTACGGGGCCGGCAACCAGGCCGGTTACGACCGCGCCTGGGCAGCGGCGCTCGCCCTCATCGGCTTCATCATGATCCTCAACCTGGCGGCCCGCGGCGTAGCCCGCTGGAAGGCCCCCAAGACGGGCCGCTGA
- the pstB gene encoding phosphate ABC transporter ATP-binding protein PstB: protein MAKRIDVSGLTAYYSSHKAIEDISMTVEPRSVTAFIGPSGCGKSTFLRTLNRMHEVTTGGRVEGKVLLDDEDLYGPGVDPVAVRRTIGMVFQRPNPFPTMSIFDNVAAGLRLNGSYKKSELNAIVEKSLKGANLWNEVKDRLNKPGSGLSGGQQQRLCIARAIAVEPQVLLMDEPCSALDPISTLAIEDLIGELKERFTIVIVTHNMQQAARVSDRTAFFNLAAVGQPGKLVEIDETERIFSNPSVQATEDYISGRFG, encoded by the coding sequence ATGGCCAAGCGAATCGACGTATCGGGCCTGACCGCTTACTACAGCTCCCACAAGGCCATCGAGGACATCTCGATGACCGTGGAGCCCCGCTCCGTGACGGCCTTCATCGGCCCCTCCGGCTGCGGCAAGTCCACCTTCCTGCGCACCCTCAACCGCATGCACGAGGTCACCACCGGTGGCCGCGTCGAGGGCAAGGTGCTCCTGGACGACGAGGACCTCTACGGTCCCGGTGTCGACCCGGTCGCCGTGCGCCGCACCATCGGCATGGTGTTCCAGCGCCCCAACCCGTTCCCGACGATGTCGATCTTCGACAACGTGGCGGCGGGCCTGCGGCTCAACGGCTCGTACAAGAAGAGCGAGCTGAACGCCATCGTCGAGAAGTCCCTCAAGGGCGCCAACCTCTGGAACGAGGTCAAGGACCGTCTGAACAAGCCCGGCTCCGGCCTCTCCGGCGGCCAGCAGCAGCGTCTGTGCATCGCGCGGGCCATCGCGGTGGAGCCCCAGGTGCTTCTGATGGACGAGCCCTGCTCGGCCCTGGACCCGATCTCCACCCTCGCGATCGAGGACCTGATCGGGGAGCTGAAGGAGCGCTTCACGATCGTCATCGTGACGCACAACATGCAGCAGGCGGCGCGCGTCTCGGACCGCACGGCCTTCTTCAACCTCGCGGCGGTCGGCCAGCCCGGCAAGCTCGTCGAGATCGACGAGACGGAGCGGATCTTCTCCAACCCGTCCGTGCAGGCGACCGAGGACTACATCTCGGGCCGCTTCGGATAA
- a CDS encoding inorganic phosphate transporter, protein MDTFALIVTIGVALGFTYTNGFHDSANAIATSVSTRALTPRAALAMAAVMNLAGAFMGSGVAKTVSKGLIETPEGDKGMWILFAALVGAIVWNLITWYFGLPSSSSHALFGGMVGAALAGGIGVIWSGVLDKVVIPMFISPLVGLVAGYLVMCAIMWMFRKSNPHKAKRGFRIAQTVSAAGMALGHGLQDAQKTMGIVVMALVISDVQDADAPIPIWVKIACALMLSLGTYAGGWRIMRTLGRKIIELDPPQGFAAETTGAGIMFTTAFMFHAPISTTHVITSAIMGVGATKRVNAVRWGVAKNIILGWFITMPAAAIVAAASFWIVNLAFL, encoded by the coding sequence ATGGACACCTTTGCTTTGATCGTGACCATTGGCGTCGCGCTCGGATTTACGTATACGAATGGCTTTCACGACTCCGCGAACGCCATCGCCACTTCCGTCTCCACCCGTGCGCTGACGCCCCGCGCGGCACTCGCGATGGCCGCCGTCATGAACCTCGCCGGTGCCTTCATGGGCAGCGGTGTGGCCAAGACGGTCAGTAAGGGCCTGATCGAGACGCCCGAGGGCGACAAGGGAATGTGGATCCTCTTTGCCGCCCTGGTGGGCGCCATCGTGTGGAACCTCATCACCTGGTACTTCGGGCTTCCTTCGTCCTCATCCCACGCGCTTTTCGGTGGAATGGTCGGAGCCGCGCTCGCCGGTGGAATCGGGGTGATCTGGTCCGGAGTGCTCGACAAGGTCGTCATTCCGATGTTCATCTCGCCCCTCGTCGGCCTTGTCGCCGGCTATCTGGTGATGTGCGCGATCATGTGGATGTTCCGGAAGTCCAACCCGCACAAGGCCAAGCGCGGATTCCGTATCGCGCAGACGGTGTCCGCGGCCGGAATGGCGCTCGGGCACGGTCTGCAGGACGCCCAGAAGACCATGGGCATCGTGGTGATGGCCCTGGTCATCTCCGATGTGCAGGACGCCGACGCGCCCATTCCGATCTGGGTCAAGATCGCCTGTGCGCTGATGCTGTCGCTCGGTACGTATGCCGGTGGCTGGCGCATCATGCGTACGCTCGGCCGCAAGATCATCGAGCTGGACCCGCCGCAGGGATTCGCCGCCGAGACCACCGGCGCGGGCATCATGTTCACCACCGCGTTCATGTTCCACGCGCCGATCTCCACCACGCACGTGATCACTTCCGCGATCATGGGTGTGGGTGCCACGAAGCGCGTGAACGCCGTGCGCTGGGGCGTCGCCAAGAACATCATTCTGGGCTGGTTCATCACGATGCCCGCGGCCGCCATTGTGGCCGCCGCCAGTTTCTGGATCGTGAACCTGGCTTTCCTGTAG
- a CDS encoding DUF47 family protein — translation MRFRLTPRETSFYDMFAASADNIVTGSKLLMELLGADASARAEIAERMRAAEHAGDDATHAIFHQLNSSFITPFDREDIYKLASSLDDIMDFMEEAVDLVVLYQVEELPKGVEQQIEVLARAAELTAEAMPNLRTMANLTEYWIEVNRLENQADQIHRKLLAQLFNGKYDAMEVLKLKQIVDVLEEAADAFEHVANTVETIAVKES, via the coding sequence GTGCGCTTTCGTCTGACCCCCAGGGAGACGAGCTTCTACGACATGTTCGCCGCATCCGCGGACAACATTGTCACGGGCTCGAAGCTCCTGATGGAACTGCTCGGGGCTGACGCCTCCGCCCGAGCCGAGATCGCAGAGCGTATGCGGGCCGCGGAGCACGCTGGAGATGACGCGACACATGCGATCTTCCACCAGCTGAACTCCTCCTTCATCACGCCTTTCGACCGCGAGGACATCTACAAGCTGGCCTCGTCCCTCGACGACATCATGGACTTCATGGAGGAGGCCGTCGACCTGGTCGTCCTTTACCAGGTCGAGGAACTCCCCAAGGGTGTCGAGCAGCAGATCGAGGTGCTCGCGAGGGCCGCCGAACTCACGGCGGAGGCCATGCCCAATCTGCGGACGATGGCGAACCTCACCGAGTACTGGATCGAGGTCAACCGTCTGGAGAACCAGGCCGACCAGATTCACCGCAAGCTTCTCGCTCAGCTCTTCAACGGCAAGTACGACGCCATGGAGGTGCTGAAGCTCAAGCAGATCGTCGACGTGCTTGAAGAGGCGGCCGACGCGTTCGAGCACGTCGCCAACACGGTGGAGACCATTGCGGTCAAGGAGTCCTGA
- a CDS encoding metal-sensitive transcriptional regulator: MTTTEPAGVAMNTEAPSEPGGHDQGVHGYHKQKDEHLKRLRRIEGQIRGLQRMVEEDVYCIDILTQVSAGTKALQSFALQLLEEHLRHCVADAAVKGGDEIDAKVEEATKAIARMMRT, translated from the coding sequence ATGACGACCACCGAGCCGGCCGGTGTGGCCATGAACACCGAAGCGCCCTCCGAGCCCGGCGGCCACGACCAGGGTGTCCACGGCTACCACAAGCAGAAGGACGAGCACCTCAAGCGGCTGCGCCGCATCGAGGGCCAGATCCGCGGCCTCCAGCGCATGGTCGAGGAAGACGTCTACTGCATCGACATACTCACGCAGGTATCGGCCGGCACGAAGGCCCTGCAGTCCTTCGCCCTACAGCTCCTCGAGGAGCACCTGCGGCACTGCGTGGCGGACGCGGCGGTCAAGGGCGGCGACGAGATCGACGCGAAGGTCGAAGAGGCCACGAAGGCGATCGCCCGCATGATGCGAACGTAG